Proteins co-encoded in one Maylandia zebra isolate NMK-2024a linkage group LG16, Mzebra_GT3a, whole genome shotgun sequence genomic window:
- the LOC112433561 gene encoding collagen alpha-3(VI) chain, which produces MRDFVQKQVDTLSVDDGKDRVSVVQYSSDPAVQFYLNTYTTKREVLDSVRGLRHKGGRPLNTGAALRYLRDNVFTASAGSRRPSGVPQVLILITGGRSFDSIDEPASALKQLGVLTIAIGTRGSDPRELQTITGEPSYALSVSELTDLPKVQQQLESSVEAAVFEVTPELPTVIASRDRKDIVFLLDGSDGTRNGFPAMRDFVERVVEKINVGENKDHVSVVQYSREPEVHFYLNTYTTREDVVDSVRGLRHRGGRPLNTGAALQYVRDNVFTNSSGSRRLQGVPQILILLTGGRSFDNVDSPASALKQQGIYVIGIGTRTSDARELQKISYEPSYALSVSEFTDLPSVQEQLSSVMSKVIVRATPMTPTVTVLVVRQPAGRDVVFLLDGSDATRSGFPAMRDFVQKQVDTLSVDDGKDRVSVVQYSSDPAVQFYLNTYTTKREVLDSVRGLRHKGGRPLNTGAALRYLRDNVFTASAGSRRPSGVPQVLILITGGRSFDSIDEPASALKQLGVLTIAIGTRGSDPRELQTITGEPSHAVSVSEFTDLPNVQEQLSSVMSTVPMRVTPLTPTVTVVRQPAGRDVVFLLDGSDATRSGFPAMRDFVQKQVDTLSVDDGKDRVSVVQYSSDPAVQFYLNTYTTKREVLDSVRGLRHKGGRPLNTGAALRYLRDNVFTASAGSRRPSGVPQVLILITGGRSFDSIDEPASALKQLGVLTIAIGTRGSDPRELQTITGEPSHAVSVSEFTDLPNVQEQLSSVMSTVPMRVTPLTPTVTGKNMTHLQSPLVVRQPAGRDVVFLLDGSDATRSGFPAMRDFVQKQVDTLSVDDGKDRVSVVQYSSDPAVQFYLNTYTTKREVLDSVRGLRHKGGRPLNTGAALRYLRDNVFTASAGSRRPSGVPQVLILITGGRSFDSIDEPASALKQLGVLTIAIGTRGSDPRELQTITGEPSHAVSVSEFTDLPNVQEQLSSVMSTVPMRVTPLTPTVTGKNMTHLQSPLVVRQPAGRDVVFLLDGSDATRSGFPAMRDFVQKQVDTLSVDDGKDRVSVVQYSSDPAVQFYLNTYTTKREVLDSVRGLRHKGGRPLNTGAALRYLRDNVFTASAGSRRPSGVPQVLILITGGRSFDSIDEPASALKQLGVLTIAIGTRGSDPRELQTITGEPSYALSVSELTDLPKVQQQLESSVEAAVFEVTPELPTVIASRDRKDIVFLLDGSDGTRNGFPAMRDFVERVVEKINVGENKDHVSVVQYSREPEVHFYLNTYTTREDVVDSVRGLRHRGGRPLNTGAALQYVRDNVFTNSSGSRRLQGVPQILILLTGGRSFDNVDSPASALKQQGIYVIGIGTRTSDARELQKISYEPSYALSVSEFTDLPSVQEQLSSVMSKVIVRATPMTPTVTGKNVTLL; this is translated from the exons ATGAgagactttgtccaaaaacaagTAGACACACTCAGTGTGGATGATGGCAAAGACCGTGTGTCGGTTGTTCAGTACAGCAGCGATCCAGCCGTCCAGTTCTATCTGAACACGTACACCACAAAAAGAGAGGTCCTTGACAGTGTCAGAGGTTTGAGGCACAAAGGCGGACGACCCCTCAACACTGGAGCAGCTCTCCGGTACTTGAGGGATAACGTCTTCACGGCCTCTGCCGGAAGCAGGCGGCCATCAGGAGTTCCGCAGGTCCTAATATTGATCACTGGTGGAAGATCATTTGACAGTATTGATGAACCAGCCTCTGCTCTCAAACAGCTGGGTGTCTTGACCATTGCAATTGGAACCCGAGGCTCTGACCCCAGAGAACTTCAGACCATAACTGGCGAGCCCAGTTATGCTCTATCTGTGTCTGAACTTACTGACCTACCCAAAGTGCAACAGCAACTTGAGTCCTCTGTGGAAGCTGCAGTTTTTGAAGTCACCCCAGAATTACCAACCGTAATTG CTTCACGTGACAGAAAAGATATTGTATTCCTTCTGGATGGTTCTGATGGCACAAGGAATGGCTTTCCTGCCATGCGTGATTTTGTAGAGAGAGTGGTGGAGAAAATCAATGTGGGAGAAAACAAAGACCATGTCTCTGTGGTCCAGTACAGCAGAGAACCAGAGGTCCATTTCTATCTGAACACATATACCACAAGGGAGGATGTGGTGGACTCGGTCAGAGGGCTTagacacagaggaggaagacCCCTAAACACTGGGGCAGCTCTCCAATACGTCAGAGACAACGTCTTTACAAACTCCTCTGGAAGTAGACGCCTGCAGGGTGTCCCACAGATATTGATCTTACTAACTGGGGGAAGGTCTTTTGACAATGTAGATAGCCCAGCCTCAGCTCTCAAACAGCAGGGCATTTATGTGATTGGCATTGGAACTAGGACCTCAGATGCTAGAGAGCTGCAGAAAATATCATATGAGCCCAGTTATGCTCTGTCAGTGTCCGAGTTCACTGACCTTCCCAGTGTCCAAGAACAGCTCTCTTCTGTAATGAGCAAAGTGATAGTGAGGGCCACGCCCATGACACCGACAGTGACCG TCTTAGTGGTCAGACAGCCAGCAGGAAGGGATGTGGTGTTTTTGCTGGATGGATCTGATGCTACTAGAAGTGGATTCCCAGCTATGAgagactttgtccaaaaacaagTAGACACACTCAGTGTGGATGATGGCAAAGACCGTGTGTCGGTTGTTCAGTACAGCAGCGATCCAGCCGTCCAGTTCTATCTGAACACGTACACCACAAAAAGAGAGGTCCTTGACAGTGTCAGAGGTTTGAGGCACAAAGGCGGACGACCCCTCAACACTGGAGCAGCTCTCCGGTACTTGAGGGATAACGTCTTCACGGCCTCTGCCGGAAGCAGGCGGCCATCAGGAGTTCCGCAGGTCCTAATATTGATCACTGGTGGAAGATCATTTGACAGTATTGATGAACCAGCCTCTGCTCTCAAACAGCTGGGTGTCTTGACCATTGCAATTGGAACCCGAGGCTCTGACCCCAGAGAACTTCAGACCATAACTGGCGAGCCCAGTCATGCTGTATCTGTGTCTGAGTTCACTGACCTTCCCAATGTTCAAGAACAGCTCTCTTCTGTAATGAGCACAGTGCCAATGAGGGTCACACCTTTGACCCCAACAGTGACTG TGGTCAGACAGCCAGCAGGAAGGGATGTGGTGTTTTTGCTGGATGGATCTGATGCTACTAGAAGTGGATTCCCAGCTATGAgagactttgtccaaaaacaagTAGACACACTCAGTGTGGATGATGGCAAAGACCGTGTGTCGGTTGTTCAGTACAGCAGCGATCCAGCCGTCCAGTTCTATCTGAACACGTACACCACAAAAAGAGAAGTCCTTGACAGTGTCAGAGGTTTGAGGCACAAAGGCGGACGACCCCTCAACACTGGAGCAGCTCTCCGGTACTTGAGGGATAACGTCTTCACGGCCTCTGCCGGAAGCAGGCGGCCATCAGGAGTTCCGCAGGTCCTAATATTGATCACTGGTGGAAGATCATTTGACAGTATTGATGAACCAGCCTCTGCTCTCAAACAGCTGGGTGTCTTGACCATTGCAATTGGAACCCGAGGCTCTGACCCCAGAGAACTTCAGACCATAACTGGCGAGCCCAGTCATGCTGTATCTGTGTCTGAGTTCACTGACCTTCCCAATGTTCAAGAACAGCTCTCTTCTGTAATGAGCACAGTGCCAATGAGGGTCACACCTTTGACCCCAACAGTAACTGGTAAGAACATGACCCATCTTCAAAGTCCA TTAGTGGTCAGACAGCCAGCAGGAAGGGATGTGGTGTTTTTGCTGGATGGATCTGATGCTACTAGAAGTGGATTCCCAGCTATGAgagactttgtccaaaaacaagTAGACACACTCAGTGTGGATGATGGCAAAGACCGTGTGTCGGTTGTTCAGTACAGCAGCGATCCAGCCGTCCAGTTCTATCTGAACACGTACACCACAAAAAGAGAGGTCCTTGACAGTGTCAGAGGTTTGAGGCACAAAGGCGGACGACCCCTCAACACTGGAGCAGCTCTCCGGTACTTGAGGGATAACGTCTTCACGGCCTCTGCCGGAAGCAGGCGGCCATCAGGAGTTCCGCAGGTCCTAATATTGATCACTGGTGGAAGATCATTTGACAGTATTGATGAACCAGCCTCTGCTCTCAAACAGCTGGGTGTCTTGACCATTGCAATTGGAACCCGAGGCTCTGACCCCAGAGAACTTCAGACCATAACTGGCGAGCCCAGTCATGCTGTATCTGTGTCTGAGTTCACTGACCTTCCCAATGTTCAAGAACAGCTCTCTTCTGTAATGAGCACAGTGCCAATGAGGGTCACACCTTTGACCCCAACAGTAACTGGTAAGAACATGACCCATCTTCAAAGTCCA TTAGTGGTCAGACAGCCAGCAGGAAGGGATGTGGTGTTTTTGCTGGATGGATCTGATGCTACTAGAAGTGGATTCCCAGCTATGAgagactttgtccaaaaacaagTAGACACACTCAGTGTGGATGATGGCAAAGACCGTGTGTCGGTTGTTCAGTACAGCAGCGATCCAGCCGTCCAGTTCTATCTGAACACGTACACCACAAAAAGAGAGGTCCTTGACAGTGTCAGAGGTTTGAGGCACAAAGGCGGACGACCCCTCAACACTGGAGCAGCTCTCCGGTACTTGAGGGATAACGTCTTCACGGCCTCTGCCGGAAGCAGGCGGCCATCAGGAGTTCCGCAGGTCCTAATATTGATCACTGGTGGAAGATCATTTGACAGTATTGATGAACCAGCCTCTGCTCTCAAACAGCTGGGTGTCTTGACCATTGCAATTGGAACCCGAGGCTCTGACCCCAGAGAACTTCAGACCATAACTGGCGAGCCCAGTTATGCTCTATCTGTGTCTGAACTTACTGACCTACCCAAAGTGCAACAGCAACTTGAGTCCTCTGTGGAAGCTGCAGTTTTTGAAGTCACCCCAGAATTACCAACCGTAATTG CTTCACGTGACAGAAAAGATATTGTATTCCTTCTGGATGGTTCTGATGGCACAAGGAATGGCTTTCCTGCCATGCGTGATTTTGTAGAGAGAGTGGTGGAGAAAATCAATGTGGGAGAAAACAAAGACCATGTCTCTGTGGTCCAGTACAGCAGAGAACCAGAGGTCCATTTCTATCTGAACACATATACCACAAGGGAGGATGTGGTGGACTCGGTCAGAGGGCTTagacacagaggaggaagacCCCTAAACACTGGGGCAGCTCTCCAATACGTCAGAGACAACGTCTTTACAAACTCCTCTGGAAGTAGACGCCTGCAGGGTGTCCCACAGATATTGATCTTACTAACTGGGGGAAGGTCTTTTGACAATGTAGATAGCCCAGCCTCAGCTCTCAAACAGCAGGGCATTTATGTGATTGGCATTGGAACTAGGACCTCAGATGCTAGAGAGCTGCAGAAAATATCATATGAGCCCAGTTATGCTCTGTCAGTGTCCGAGTTCACTGACCTTCCCAGTGTCCAAGAACAGCTCTCTTCTGTAATGAGCAAAGTGATAGTGAGGGCCACGCCCATGACACCGACAGTGACCGGTAAGAACGTGACTCTTTTGTAA